In Struthio camelus isolate bStrCam1 chromosome 4, bStrCam1.hap1, whole genome shotgun sequence, a genomic segment contains:
- the ELOVL6 gene encoding very long chain fatty acid elongase 6 isoform X3, with protein MNKRAKFELRKPLVLWSLSLAVFSIFGAVRTGAYMLYILMTKGLKQSVCDQSFYNGPVSKFWAYAFVLSKAPELGDTIFIILRKQKLIFLHWYHHITVLLYSWYSYKDMVAGGGWFMTMNYGVHAVMYSYYALRAAGFRVSRKFAMFITLSQITQMLIGCVVNYLVFSWMQQGQCHSHVQNIIWSSLMYLSYFVLFCHFFFEAYIGKTRKTRKAD; from the exons ATGAACAAACGAGCAAAATTTGAACTGAGGAAACCACTAGTGCTCTGGTCCCTGAGCCTTGCCGTCTTCAG tatattcGGTGCTGTTCGAACTGGTGCTTACATGCTGTACATTTTGATGACCAAAGGCCTGAAGCAGTCAGTGTGTGATCAGAGCTTTTACAATGGACCTGTCAGCAAATTTTGGGCATATGCATTTGTGCTAAGCAAAGCACCTGAACTAG GAGATACAATATTCATTATTCTTAGGAAACAGAAGCTCATCTTCTTGCACTGGTACCATCACATTACTGTGTTGCTTTATTCTTGGTATTCTTACAAGGACATGGTGGCTGGTGGTGGCTGGTTTATGACCATGAACTATGGAGTACATGCCGTAATGTACTCTTACTATGCCTTGAGGGCTGCTGGCTTCAGAGTCTCACGCAAGTTTGCCATGTTCATCACCTTATCACAGATCACTCAGATGTTGATCGGTTGTGTAGTTAATTACCTGGTCTTCTCCTGGATGCAGCAGGGCCAGTGCCATTCCCATGTTCAGAACATCATCTGGTCCTCTCTCATGTACCTCAGCTACTTTGTGCTCTTCTGCCATTTTTTCTTTGAGGCCTATATTggcaaaaccagaaaaacaagGAAGGCTGACTAG
- the ELOVL6 gene encoding very long chain fatty acid elongase 6 isoform X2 — translation MDCSPPTDCNTCFWKKSFLFSALYAAFIFGGRHLMNKRAKFELRKPLVLWSLSLAVFSIFGAVRTGAYMLYILMTKGLKQSVCDQSFYNGPVSKFWAYAFVLSKAPELGDTIFIILRKQKLIFLHWYHHITVLLYSWYSYKDMVAGGGWFMTMNYGVHAVMYSYYALRAAGFRVSRKFAMFITLSQITQMLIGCVVNYLVFSWMQQGQCHSHVQNIIWSSLMYLSYFVLFCHFFFEAYIGKTRKTRKAD, via the exons gaaGAAATCATTCCTATTTTCAGCTCTGTATGCTGCCTTTATATTTGGTGGTCGGCACCTAATGAACAAACGAGCAAAATTTGAACTGAGGAAACCACTAGTGCTCTGGTCCCTGAGCCTTGCCGTCTTCAG tatattcGGTGCTGTTCGAACTGGTGCTTACATGCTGTACATTTTGATGACCAAAGGCCTGAAGCAGTCAGTGTGTGATCAGAGCTTTTACAATGGACCTGTCAGCAAATTTTGGGCATATGCATTTGTGCTAAGCAAAGCACCTGAACTAG GAGATACAATATTCATTATTCTTAGGAAACAGAAGCTCATCTTCTTGCACTGGTACCATCACATTACTGTGTTGCTTTATTCTTGGTATTCTTACAAGGACATGGTGGCTGGTGGTGGCTGGTTTATGACCATGAACTATGGAGTACATGCCGTAATGTACTCTTACTATGCCTTGAGGGCTGCTGGCTTCAGAGTCTCACGCAAGTTTGCCATGTTCATCACCTTATCACAGATCACTCAGATGTTGATCGGTTGTGTAGTTAATTACCTGGTCTTCTCCTGGATGCAGCAGGGCCAGTGCCATTCCCATGTTCAGAACATCATCTGGTCCTCTCTCATGTACCTCAGCTACTTTGTGCTCTTCTGCCATTTTTTCTTTGAGGCCTATATTggcaaaaccagaaaaacaagGAAGGCTGACTAG